The sequence below is a genomic window from Saccopteryx leptura isolate mSacLep1 chromosome 10, mSacLep1_pri_phased_curated, whole genome shotgun sequence.
ACAGTATAAGCCCCTCCGCCCCTCACACATGAAAACATACATGTAGACCAACACCTACGTGCACAACACACAGACCAGGCCACCTTGAACCAATCTGAATGACGAATGGGGAGGCAGTCGTGTCTCTGACCTGAGAGCCTCCAGGCTGGATCAGCAGGACGGCTGCTAAGGGCGGGGGTCCTCGGCGGAGGGAGGAGCTTAATGCTGCTGGGGACCCTGATACCGATCAGGTGTGGCTCTGTGCCCCCTGTAGCACCAAAGAGTACTCGGTGGTTCTTGGCACCTCCCAGCTGAAGCCCACAAACCCCAGGATGGCCATCTCGATCCCCGTGAGTGACATCATCATGCACCCCAAGTACTGGGGCCGGACCTTCATCATGGGCGACATCGCCCTTCTCCGGCTTCACAGTCCTGCCGTCTTCAGCAAGTACGTGCAGCCCATCTGCCTCCCGGAGCCCACCTACGACCTGAAGGTTGGGACGCAGTGCTGGGTGACTGGCTGGGGCCAGGTTAAGCAGCGCTTCTCAGGTGAGCAGGAtggagagggggcgggggggcggtACCACAGAGGGGATGGTAGGTTCCTTCTAGGGGGCGGGGGGGCGGTACCACAGAGGGGGTGGTAGGTTCCTTCTAGGGGGCGGGGGCGGTACCTCAGAGGGGGTGGTAGGTTCCTTCTAGGGGGCGGGGGGCGGCACCTCAGAGGGGGTGGTAGGTTCCTTCTAGGGGGCGGGGGGCGGTACCTCAGAGGGGGTGGTAGGTTCCTTCTAGGGGGCGGGGGGCGGTACCACAGAGGGGGTGGTAGGTTCCTTCTAGGGGGGCGGGGGCGGTACCACAGAGGGGGTGGTAGGTTCCTTCTAGGGGGCGGGGGGCGGTACCACAGAGGGGATGGTAGGTTCCTTCTAGGGGGCGGGGGGCGGTACCACAGAGGGGGTGGTAGGTTCCTTCTAGGGGGCGGGGGGCGGTACCACAGAGGGGGTGGTAGGTTCCTTCTAGGGGGGCGGGGGCGGTACCACAGAGGGGGTGGTAGGTTCCTTCtagggggggcgggggcggtacCACAGAGGGGGTGGTAGGTTCCTTCTAGGGGGGCGGGGGCGGTACCACAGAGGGGGTGGTAGGTTCCTTCTAGGGGGCGGGGGGCGGTAccacagagggggtggtgggttcCTTCTAGGGGGCGGGGGGCGGTACCACAGAGGGGATGGTGGGTTCCTTCTAGGGGGCGGGGGGCGGTACCACAGAGCGGGTGGTGGGTTCCTTCTAGGGGACGGGGGGGCGGTACCACAGAGCGGGTGGTAGGTTCCTTCTAGGGGGCGGGGGGCGGTACCACAGAGGGGGTGGTAGGTTCCTTCTAGGGGGCGGGGGGCGGTATCACAGAGGGGGTGGTAGGTTCCTTCCGGGGCCTTGCTTGTGGGACCCCCTCACGGTGCCTCTCAGGAAGCTCATGGCTGTCATCTCGGGCCCCTGGTTCGTGGGTGTGTTAGGACTGCTCCTCACGTGGGAACCGCTGTCCGTTGCTATGGGCACCTCACCTCATCCAGGCCCAGTCGTGCCTGGGCTGGGCATCATCATTTGCCTTACAAAAACTCAGTCAGGAAGCACaagttcactcattcatttgttcacttgACAGACTTCAAGCATCTGCCACATGCCGAACTCGTGGCATTGGGAACACATGCCCTGCCTGTAGGGAGCTCATCCCTGAGTGTGGAGGGGGCGCGGGCTGACGGGGAAAGACTTTGTCAGGCGATCTTGAGTTCCATCCGATGAGCTCTGGGCAGAGGGTCTGCCCGAGATGCCTGTGGGAGGAGCGGATTTATTCCGAGGGTGGAGGGCACAGCTGGGGCGGAGCTGGGAGGCCCAAGAGCAGCAGCATGTGGCCGGGGCCTCAGTTTGTCAGTGGTCGCATTGCAGCTGGGGTCGTGGCTCACTTGGTTCAAAAGCAAGGGGtcctgagacaccccccccccgagAAAGGGGTCCTGAAACAGCCTTAGGGGGTTAGGGGCTTACCAGCCATGATCCTCACGGCAGAGGAGGGGCCAAGGGAAGGAGGCGTGGAGGCGTGCAGGGGCACGGCGTGGCTGAGTCCCAGGATGGAGGTGACAGATACGGAGACAAGCCCAGGGCTGAGTGGGGAGAGGGCTTAATTCTGACCCCACGGGCTCCTCCATAGCCAACGCCACACTGACCCCAAAGCTGCAGGAGGCCGAGGTGTTTATCATGGACAACAAGAAGTGTGACCAGATTTATCGGAAGAGGTCGACCATCCCCCGCATCGTCCCCCTTGTCTTGGGGGACATGGTCTGTGCCACCAACTATGGAGAAAACTTGTGCTATGTGAGTTCCAGGGAGGTTCTGGGAGCTGTCCTTCTGTGGGGAACGACTCCCAGGTGGGGGAAATTCCCTGAGGAGGGGTTTGCTCGGCCTCCCTCATCCCCGTCACCAGCCAGGTCTCTGCTCCCATCTTTCTCCCCTATGACTTTGGTTTTGTCTAATATTCTGGGATGGGTCCCCAACTCTGGAGCTGATAGTGACCCCCGATAGTGAGATCCTGAAGGAGAGAAAGACTCTTCCAGGTGGAACTCAGAGAGTGGGCATTCTGGGTCCCCTGGGCCCCAGGCTGGGCCCAGAGCCTCCTGTCGCTCCTCTCTCTTGGCCCAGGGAGATTCCGGGGGCCCGCTGGCTTGTGAAGTCGAGGACAAGTGGATTCTGGCTGGGGTGTTGTCCTGGGAAAAAGCTTGTGCCAAAGCACAGAATCCAGGTGTGTACACCCGTGTCACCAAATACAGCAAATGGATCAAGACTCAAGTGAGCAACGGGGCTCTGTCGGGCCCCTGCACCTCCGTTTGGCTCCTCCTCCTGTCCTGGCTGCCGCATCCCCAGCGAGGCCTCTGAGctccaccctcccttctccaTCCTGTTTTACTTCTCTAAATGGGGCCAGATCAAGATTAGATCATGGTCATGTATTTGTATTCAACAAAAGTCAAGGTGGGGACAGAGTGGCCCCTGGGAGACCTGGTCTTGCATCCCCGCAGGGAGGGATGTGGTGGGTGACTAGGTCTTGGGACCTGGAGAAAGGAAGAGTGGCCTAGAAGGGCTCTGGAATTGGGGTCTGGAACAGCAAGGATTAAATCTGTGCAAATATGAACTGGTTCTGTTTTTTCTTGGTGGCCTTCGTGGttgtggggttgggggagggccgGGTGTCCTGAAATTCATTCAACCAGCTGGTTCCCTAGCGAGGGGGCTGATGGTTTTTGCTCTATCACTAGTGCTGGGGTATAGGGAAAAGGCttgaggcctcagtttcctcatctgtgaagtgggtgtGCTGGAAGGGTGCGGTTGGAACACTCCTTATAGGCTGACAGTAGGAAGGACCCAAATcagcttttacttttttaaatggcatttaaAACTACTGCTTACAAAAGTATTACATGTTCacatctacattttttttctttacatttaaaaaaaattatgaacaatatCTGAATACAGCCCTGTGGTTTACTAAAACAATTGAGAAATACCGGTGACTGCCCCCCTCATCCACCCCACCACAGTGCCACTCCCTTGCCCAGAAGTCGTCACCAGTAGCATTCTTAGGTAAAGTATCTTTATGATGTTAAGTATATGTATTATTAACaacctacatttaaaaaaaattagatgcctTGAAAACCTATCCCAGTACCCACAATGATACTGGAGGTTATTTAACCAGCACCCATTTTtaggctatttct
It includes:
- the LOC136382281 gene encoding putative serine protease 45, with the translated sequence MHVLSWGLFCVSPLFGACGKPWWSEDLDMARHWPWEVSLRLENEHVCGGALIDHRWVLTAAHCIQGTKEYSVVLGTSQLKPTNPRMAISIPVSDIIMHPKYWGRTFIMGDIALLRLHSPAVFSKYVQPICLPEPTYDLKVGTQCWVTGWGQVKQRFSANATLTPKLQEAEVFIMDNKKCDQIYRKRSTIPRIVPLVLGDMVCATNYGENLCYGDSGGPLACEVEDKWILAGVLSWEKACAKAQNPGVYTRVTKYSKWIKTQVSNGALSGPCTSVWLLLLSWLPHPQRGL